A single window of Streptococcus cristatus ATCC 51100 DNA harbors:
- a CDS encoding DUF948 domain-containing protein: MLEIAYTLVAVALIVFLIYLTLTVKTLGDKAAKMLDETENTIKVLTSDVNVTLHQTNDLIAKVNVLTDDINHKVATIDPLFNAVADLSESVSDLNDQARVLGKKAVAAGSTTAKTTAGLTALRLFTKLFKK, from the coding sequence ATGCTTGAAATTGCTTATACTTTAGTTGCTGTCGCTTTGATTGTCTTTCTAATCTACCTGACCCTCACCGTCAAAACTCTCGGTGATAAGGCTGCAAAAATGCTGGATGAGACAGAAAATACGATCAAAGTGTTGACTTCTGATGTTAATGTCACCCTGCATCAAACCAATGATTTGATTGCCAAAGTCAATGTGTTGACAGATGATATCAACCACAAAGTAGCAACGATTGATCCACTTTTCAATGCGGTGGCAGACCTATCCGAATCAGTCTCTGATTTAAACGATCAGGCGCGTGTTTTAGGAAAGAAAGCAGTCGCAGCAGGAAGCACGACAGCCAAAACAACAGCAGGTCTAACGGCCCTTCGTTTGTTTACAAAATTATTCAAAAAATAA
- a CDS encoding YtxH domain-containing protein, which yields MGKISSLLLGAVSGAAAAYFLTSKKGKEITEKVQDFVVDYREDPDKTHEAVVQSVKDFSDQAVKAINQTKEKVENGEITAETVLESVKDTTKSVVDYSQDKFQEIKEKFEKEEEILEEEISDIVVEEGEKAPSEEIIIDLEDK from the coding sequence ATGGGAAAAATTTCATCACTTTTATTAGGTGCTGTGTCTGGTGCAGCTGCAGCGTACTTTCTCACCAGCAAAAAAGGTAAAGAAATCACTGAAAAAGTTCAAGACTTTGTCGTTGATTATCGTGAAGATCCAGACAAGACTCACGAAGCAGTTGTCCAATCAGTAAAGGACTTTTCAGATCAGGCTGTCAAGGCCATCAACCAAACCAAGGAAAAGGTTGAAAATGGCGAAATTACAGCTGAAACAGTATTGGAGTCTGTTAAGGATACGACCAAGTCAGTAGTAGACTATTCGCAGGATAAATTCCAAGAAATCAAAGAAAAGTTTGAAAAAGAAGAGGAAATTCTTGAAGAAGAAATTTCTGATATCGTGGTGGAAGAAGGAGAAAAAGCCCCTTCAGAAGAAATCATCATTGATTTAGAAGATAAGTAA